Proteins from a genomic interval of Bradyrhizobium sp. CCBAU 53340:
- a CDS encoding NADH-quinone oxidoreductase subunit B family protein encodes MRKTLLESLTHGSLTEPAPAPDDSALAELAAKVDRAAQARLGRSLAIREVDAGSCNGCELEIHALSNAFYDVERFGLRFVASPRHADVLLVTGPVTKNMRQALERTYNATPDPKWVVAVGGCAIDGGIFRGSYACVGGVSETVPVDLHIKGCPPSPTDLLKGLLALLEHVSGKR; translated from the coding sequence ATGCGCAAGACCCTGCTCGAAAGCCTCACCCATGGTTCGCTGACGGAGCCGGCGCCGGCGCCGGACGATTCGGCGCTGGCCGAGCTTGCCGCGAAAGTCGATCGCGCCGCCCAGGCCAGGCTTGGGCGTTCTCTTGCCATTCGCGAGGTCGATGCCGGGTCCTGCAACGGCTGCGAACTGGAGATCCACGCGCTGTCCAACGCCTTCTACGACGTCGAACGTTTCGGCCTGCGCTTCGTCGCCTCGCCACGCCATGCCGACGTGCTGCTGGTCACAGGTCCCGTGACGAAGAACATGCGACAGGCGCTGGAGCGGACCTACAACGCGACACCCGATCCGAAATGGGTCGTCGCGGTCGGCGGCTGCGCGATCGACGGCGGCATTTTCAGAGGCAGCTACGCCTGCGTCGGCGGCGTATCCGAGACCGTTCCGGTGGATCTGCACATCAAGGGCTGCCCGCCGTCGCCGACGGACCTGTTGAAGGGCCTGCTCGCGCTGCTGGAGCACGTCAGCGGCAAGCGGTAA
- a CDS encoding bifunctional diguanylate cyclase/phosphodiesterase, translating to MDDRARLVGSLDPLVLGGLLDQAVNSLRLGIILFNGNREVVYCNRRYADMYGLSPEQVQAGTPVSDLIEHRLKLGLKIRGEADAYIRSRTEGMVVSERTVQEFADGRIIAYTVLPLPDGGGMATHEDITEREELSARLQQRNMQFDIAINNMPHGLCFFDASHRLIVCNRDFIDMYGLPPERVRPGTPLSDIVDMRFEAGSVPAMTRDEYMKWRTGVVVSAEPVDSIIEMRNGRTFKVRHRPMPDLGWVATHEDITEQRQAELRIAYMAHHDALTDLGNRTLLNQRLAQAFASGQAFAVHHIDLDKFKSVNDTLGHHAGDALLKGVAERLRRLARPGDTIARMGGDEFVVLQTPIEGADEARVLAQRIIVQMAAPFEIDDGQTIAGASIGIAIAPADGATSEQLLRNADLALYRAKSDGRGTYRLFEPAMDEQVQNRRALELDLRKALVGGEFELHYQPLVRSQNGEISGFEALIRWRHPQHGLMAPGSFIPLAEEIGLIVPIGEWVIRQACRTASRWPKHLHVAVNISAVQFRYAGLAEVIVGALAAAGLEANRLEIEITESVLLQDKEGTLAILHRLRELGVRIAMDDFGTGYSSLTYLQCFPFDKIKIDRSFVRDVATDAGSLNIVRAITALANGMGMTATAEGVETREQLDRVAAEGCSEMQGYLFSRPLPADEIERRFLSADIPVLRDRFAAA from the coding sequence ATGGACGATCGTGCCAGGCTGGTCGGAAGCCTCGACCCGCTCGTCCTTGGCGGGCTGCTCGACCAGGCCGTCAACAGCCTCCGGCTCGGCATCATCCTCTTCAACGGGAACCGCGAGGTCGTCTACTGCAACCGCCGCTACGCGGACATGTACGGGCTTTCGCCGGAGCAGGTGCAAGCGGGCACGCCGGTCAGTGACCTGATCGAGCATCGTCTCAAGCTTGGGCTGAAGATCCGCGGCGAAGCCGATGCCTATATCCGCTCCCGGACCGAGGGCATGGTCGTCAGCGAACGAACCGTGCAGGAATTCGCGGACGGTCGGATCATCGCCTACACCGTCCTTCCCCTGCCGGATGGCGGCGGCATGGCCACCCACGAGGACATCACCGAGCGCGAGGAGCTCAGCGCGCGGCTGCAACAGCGCAACATGCAGTTCGACATCGCAATCAACAACATGCCGCACGGGCTGTGCTTCTTCGACGCAAGCCACCGGCTGATCGTGTGCAACAGGGACTTCATCGACATGTACGGGCTGCCGCCCGAGCGCGTCCGCCCCGGCACGCCGCTGTCGGACATCGTCGACATGCGCTTCGAGGCCGGCAGCGTGCCCGCGATGACGCGGGACGAATACATGAAGTGGCGAACCGGCGTCGTCGTCTCGGCCGAGCCCGTCGACAGCATCATCGAGATGCGCAACGGACGCACCTTCAAGGTGCGCCATCGCCCGATGCCGGATCTCGGCTGGGTGGCAACCCACGAAGACATCACCGAGCAGCGCCAGGCCGAGCTCAGAATCGCATATATGGCGCATCACGACGCGCTGACCGACCTTGGCAATCGCACCCTGCTCAACCAGCGGCTCGCGCAGGCGTTTGCGTCGGGGCAGGCGTTCGCCGTGCATCACATCGACCTCGACAAGTTCAAATCGGTCAACGATACGCTCGGCCATCATGCCGGCGACGCCCTGCTCAAAGGCGTCGCCGAGCGCCTGCGCCGTCTCGCCCGTCCGGGCGATACGATCGCCCGGATGGGGGGCGACGAATTCGTCGTGCTGCAGACCCCGATCGAGGGCGCAGACGAGGCACGCGTTCTCGCGCAGCGGATCATCGTGCAGATGGCGGCCCCCTTCGAGATCGACGACGGGCAGACCATCGCGGGCGCGAGCATCGGCATCGCCATTGCGCCGGCCGACGGCGCGACGTCAGAGCAGTTGCTGCGCAATGCGGACCTTGCGCTTTACCGGGCCAAGAGCGACGGCAGGGGCACGTACCGCCTGTTCGAACCCGCCATGGACGAGCAGGTGCAAAACCGCCGCGCGCTCGAGCTCGATCTGCGCAAGGCGCTCGTCGGCGGCGAATTCGAGCTGCACTACCAGCCGCTGGTGAGGAGCCAGAACGGCGAGATCAGCGGCTTCGAGGCCCTGATCCGCTGGCGGCATCCGCAGCACGGGCTGATGGCGCCGGGCAGCTTCATTCCGCTCGCGGAGGAAATCGGCCTGATCGTGCCGATCGGCGAATGGGTCATCCGGCAGGCGTGCAGGACCGCGAGCCGCTGGCCCAAGCACCTTCATGTCGCCGTCAACATTTCCGCGGTGCAGTTCCGCTATGCCGGCCTCGCCGAGGTGATCGTCGGCGCGCTCGCCGCCGCCGGGCTGGAGGCCAACCGGCTCGAGATCGAGATCACCGAGAGCGTCCTGTTGCAGGACAAGGAAGGGACGCTGGCGATCCTGCACAGGCTGCGCGAGCTCGGAGTCCGGATCGCGATGGACGATTTCGGCACCGGCTACTCGTCGCTGACCTACCTGCAATGTTTCCCGTTCGACAAGATCAAGATCGACCGTTCTTTCGTGCGCGACGTCGCGACCGATGCCGGTTCGCTCAACATCGTGCGGGCGATCACGGCGCTCGCGAACGGGATGGGAATGACGGCGACCGCCGAAGGCGTCGAGACGCGCGAGCAGCTCGACCGCGTCGCGGCGGAGGGTTGCTCGGAGATGCAGGGCTATCTGTTTAGCCGCCCCCTGCCCGCGGACGAGATCGAGCGCCGTTTCCTCTCCGCCGACATCCCCGTGCTGCGTGACCGGTTCGCCGCAGCGTAA
- a CDS encoding glycerate kinase, with product MTDRRPLLRALYDAAVAAAHPSTILAPHLRPVPRGRVICLAAGKGAAAMAAAAERHYLDTLKLAPERLVGIATTRHGYGVLTRRIRIVEAGHPVPDEAGLKGAADTLALASEAGPDDLLLVLLTGGGSANWIAPVNGISFAQKQAVNKALLRSGAPIGEMNTVRKHLSRIKGGRLARAGKNAAEIVTLAISDVPHDDASAIASGPTVPDPTTLADARAIVAKYKLAIDDAVASALDDPANESCKPDDAAFARASFELIARPKQSLEAAVKRAKDAGYETIDLGADLEGEAREVAADHARLALQARAQGRRVAILSGGELTVTVRGNGRGGPNQEYALALASLLKDTQDISALAGDTDGADGGAGHPTDPAGALIDAVTFAKMKAQGLAPQAYLENNDATSFFEATGDLLQPGPTLTNVNDIRVILVD from the coding sequence ATGACCGACCGACGCCCCCTGCTCCGCGCGCTCTACGACGCCGCCGTTGCCGCCGCCCATCCCAGCACGATCCTGGCGCCGCACTTGCGTCCCGTGCCCAGGGGACGCGTGATCTGCCTTGCCGCAGGCAAGGGCGCCGCCGCGATGGCCGCCGCCGCGGAGCGGCACTATCTCGACACGCTCAAGCTTGCGCCGGAACGGCTTGTCGGCATCGCCACCACGCGCCACGGCTACGGCGTGCTGACGCGCCGCATCCGAATCGTCGAGGCCGGCCATCCCGTGCCCGATGAGGCTGGCCTCAAGGGCGCGGCCGACACGCTGGCGCTCGCCAGCGAGGCCGGACCTGACGACCTGCTGCTGGTGCTGCTCACCGGCGGCGGCTCGGCGAACTGGATCGCGCCGGTGAACGGGATCAGCTTTGCGCAGAAGCAAGCGGTGAACAAGGCCCTGCTGCGCTCGGGCGCGCCGATCGGCGAGATGAACACCGTGCGCAAGCATCTGTCGCGCATCAAGGGCGGACGGCTGGCGCGCGCCGGCAAGAATGCCGCCGAGATCGTGACGCTCGCGATCTCCGACGTGCCGCATGACGACGCTTCCGCGATCGCCTCGGGTCCGACCGTGCCCGATCCGACCACGCTTGCCGATGCACGCGCGATCGTGGCGAAATACAAGCTCGCCATCGACGACGCCGTAGCCTCCGCGCTCGACGATCCCGCCAATGAAAGCTGCAAGCCCGATGATGCCGCCTTCGCACGCGCCTCGTTCGAACTGATCGCGCGCCCGAAGCAGTCGCTCGAGGCCGCAGTGAAACGCGCCAAGGACGCCGGTTACGAGACCATCGATCTCGGCGCCGATCTCGAAGGCGAGGCGCGCGAGGTCGCCGCCGATCACGCCAGGCTGGCGCTCCAGGCCCGCGCGCAAGGCAGGCGCGTCGCGATCCTCTCCGGCGGGGAGCTTACCGTGACGGTGCGCGGCAATGGCCGCGGCGGCCCCAACCAGGAATACGCGCTGGCGCTCGCCTCTCTGTTGAAGGACACGCAAGATATCTCGGCGCTAGCCGGCGATACCGACGGCGCCGACGGCGGCGCCGGCCATCCCACCGACCCCGCCGGCGCGCTGATCGACGCCGTGACCTTCGCCAAGATGAAGGCCCAGGGGCTCGCGCCGCAGGCCTATCTGGAGAACAATGACGCGACGTCGTTCTTCGAGGCGACGGGCGATCTGCTCCAACCCGGCCCGACCCTGACCAATGTGAACGACATCAGGGTGATCTTGGTGGATTGA